From a single Gimesia fumaroli genomic region:
- a CDS encoding alpha/beta hydrolase: MKRLFLTAALVFSICLICSQTSQAQRPKPNYDESKVPEFKLPDPLVTSEGEKVDSAEEWQKVRRPEILELFESEVYGKSPAPPKDMLFEVTSQKNDALNGKAIRKEVSIYFSGKKEEPRMDLLIYLPAKATKPVPVFIGLNFYGNHTITEEKDVKLSDKWMRANKDKGIVDHHATEKSRGTSASRWPIEKIIDRGYGLVAIYCGDIDPDYDDGFKNGVHALFNSKQKPAPDEWGTISAWAWGLSRAMDYLETDKQIDANKVAVMGHSRLGKTSLWAGAQDPRFALVISNDSGCGGAALSRRRFGETLNVINNAFPHWFCDNFNKYIDKEEELPVDQHMLISLIAPRPVYVASAEDDRWADPNGEFLSVKYAEPVYKLLGTSGFGAKEMPKVNQPIQQQMGYHIRTGKHNVTDFDWQQYLDFADQHFKGS; this comes from the coding sequence ATGAAACGACTGTTCCTTACCGCCGCCCTTGTCTTCAGCATTTGCCTGATTTGCAGTCAAACCAGTCAGGCACAACGCCCCAAACCAAATTATGATGAAAGCAAGGTCCCGGAGTTCAAGCTCCCCGATCCGCTGGTGACTTCCGAGGGGGAGAAAGTGGACTCAGCCGAGGAGTGGCAGAAGGTCCGTCGTCCCGAAATTCTGGAACTCTTCGAAAGTGAAGTCTACGGCAAGAGCCCTGCACCACCAAAAGACATGCTGTTTGAGGTCACTTCACAAAAAAATGATGCACTGAATGGTAAAGCGATCCGAAAGGAAGTCTCTATCTATTTTTCCGGCAAAAAAGAAGAGCCGCGGATGGATCTGTTGATCTATCTGCCCGCCAAAGCAACAAAGCCGGTCCCTGTCTTCATCGGACTCAACTTTTATGGCAACCATACCATCACCGAAGAAAAGGATGTTAAACTCTCAGACAAATGGATGCGGGCCAATAAAGACAAAGGAATTGTAGATCACCACGCCACAGAAAAATCGCGTGGGACCTCGGCTTCACGCTGGCCCATCGAAAAGATCATTGATCGTGGCTATGGACTGGTCGCCATCTACTGCGGTGACATCGATCCCGACTATGATGATGGCTTCAAGAACGGCGTTCACGCCCTATTTAATTCCAAACAGAAGCCCGCGCCCGATGAGTGGGGCACGATTTCTGCCTGGGCCTGGGGACTCAGCCGTGCGATGGATTATCTGGAAACCGACAAGCAGATCGACGCGAACAAAGTCGCCGTCATGGGACATTCGCGCCTCGGTAAGACATCCCTCTGGGCCGGTGCACAGGATCCGCGATTTGCGCTGGTCATTTCGAATGACTCAGGATGTGGTGGAGCGGCTCTCAGCCGACGCCGTTTTGGTGAGACCCTGAATGTCATCAATAATGCGTTTCCACACTGGTTCTGTGACAATTTCAACAAGTACATCGATAAAGAAGAAGAGTTGCCCGTGGATCAGCACATGTTGATCTCTCTGATCGCCCCGCGCCCCGTGTATGTTGCCAGTGCCGAAGATGATCGATGGGCGGACCCCAACGGAGAATTCTTATCCGTGAAGTACGCTGAGCCGGTCTATAAACTATTGGGGACATCGGGATTCGGTGCCAAAGAGATGCCAAAAGTCAATCAGCCAATCCAACAGCAGATGGGATATCATATCCGAACCGGCAAGCATAATGTCACCGATTTTGATTGGCAGCAATACCTCGATTTTGCAGACCAACACTTTAAAGGCAGCTAA
- a CDS encoding methyltransferase family protein, translating to MKMLFIPAAQESPLWWILLKIFLQTVFFWSLFLLVIPAGLMWLESVLGWNPFHFSGQRMWGALFFVLGGSLGLTSGALMGIYGRGTPLPFDTARHLVIVGPYRYVRNPMALAGLTQGAAVALFCGSWLTLCYIIVGFFLWNYCLRPIEEQDLQQRFGGDYEAYCYAVWCWIPCWRGYSPTTREMQRNDK from the coding sequence ATGAAAATGTTGTTTATTCCGGCTGCACAAGAGTCTCCCCTCTGGTGGATTCTGCTCAAGATTTTTTTGCAGACAGTCTTCTTCTGGAGTCTGTTTCTGTTGGTCATCCCCGCTGGTCTAATGTGGCTGGAATCAGTGCTCGGCTGGAATCCATTTCATTTCTCCGGACAACGGATGTGGGGCGCACTGTTTTTTGTTCTGGGGGGGAGTCTGGGTTTGACCAGCGGTGCGCTGATGGGAATTTATGGCCGGGGGACTCCTCTTCCCTTCGATACGGCACGCCATCTGGTGATTGTCGGCCCCTATCGGTATGTGCGGAACCCGATGGCCCTCGCGGGTCTGACACAAGGTGCTGCAGTTGCTTTGTTTTGTGGTTCCTGGTTAACACTGTGTTACATCATTGTTGGCTTTTTTCTCTGGAATTATTGTTTGCGCCCCATTGAAGAACAGGACCTCCAGCAGCGGTTTGGTGGAGATTATGAAGCCTATTGTTATGCCGTTTGGTGCTGGATTCCCTGCTGGAGAGGATATTCGCCGACTACCCGAGAAATGCAGAGAAACGACAAATAA
- a CDS encoding tetratricopeptide repeat protein — protein MMIYRIQLPCLSNIRSSGLCLIILILASLPASFAQADKASDEFQLAIGLYKQNRWELATETFQKYLKNYPTHTNVPLAKFYLGLTLVNQQKYKEAREVLRDFAKQYPKNKNLPDALYRIAECSYLLDDLKAAEKEFTDFLKQYPNHALEEWAYPYFGDVMLRQGKAELAVKSFQRSLDRHPKGAMSEDAQFGLASAYLRNKQPEEAEKRFKEIAGKKNHSRASDAQMSLATSLFDRGQFQEAAKVFLELPVKFPESPLGITARLNAGYAFYDMHEYTKAIEQFEIVAKDPKQAANALYWKGVSLKGANQLSDAIIAFEQALKSKPTPKQKELTNYQLADTLLRSGKPAAAKTLFLELVKQFPDSDLADDSLHFAVEAAMLTDQLAEAEQLAAQFEKAYPQSGLRLHQELLKGRIRDTKGKPEDLKAALNHFQTVLDQTKLENTRLLARLYLARTYQKLKKYDKSIQVLESYLKDPETDKSSSEYADALVLQSNSFNSLQKYAEAESLSKEYLKQFPNEVRFNQILANLIIIADKNEKAKEVDQYLDQLQTRKPNADLLIQTYRQLAERNYEKKQWERSKNFFAEIAKSGSDSPEYPAGLSGLAWSEFQLGENQQAAEHFEQFVKEFPKSPLAAEATYMQGRSLENNKQLEAAVAVYQKALSQFAPSRYAMLAGLQAARTLFQLKDIDAVNQAYEALLLKFPKADNLDKILDEWALINYEAEQFEQSDEIFRRLVKETPESDLADNARLSLAESDLIAGKLEAAAKTFDELQASPKSDKKVQQVSLYRLIEINLELQKWDQVEKFSKALLKRFPKNEYAAFAQFHQAEATLYQNQIEPAQTELLKLVDDKKIKELSQEPWYPRVWVLLAETYFRQKKYDEVQQTVDQFRSWDSKSPFLYQAEEVLGRSLKNQAKFAEARKVFQKIIDSENGRRTETAAKCQFLLAETLMIQEKFKEALLGYLQVDIQYQFPEWQAPALFQAGMCHEALNEWAQALKTYQDFLKRFPEHELVPRAKERVKAVQSQIGKKQ, from the coding sequence ATGATGATTTACCGTATCCAGCTCCCTTGCTTGTCAAACATACGTTCCAGCGGACTCTGTCTGATTATTCTGATTCTGGCCTCACTGCCTGCTTCGTTTGCGCAGGCCGATAAAGCCTCTGATGAATTTCAACTGGCCATCGGTCTGTATAAACAAAACCGCTGGGAACTGGCAACGGAGACTTTTCAGAAATACCTGAAAAATTATCCGACCCATACGAACGTCCCTCTGGCAAAATTTTATCTTGGTCTGACACTCGTTAATCAGCAAAAATACAAGGAAGCCCGAGAGGTTCTGCGAGACTTTGCCAAACAGTATCCCAAAAATAAAAACCTGCCTGATGCATTATATCGCATCGCAGAATGCAGTTATCTGCTCGATGATCTGAAAGCGGCAGAAAAAGAATTCACGGACTTTCTCAAACAGTATCCTAACCATGCTCTGGAAGAATGGGCGTATCCCTACTTCGGCGATGTCATGCTCAGGCAAGGTAAAGCCGAGCTGGCAGTCAAAAGTTTTCAGAGGTCCCTGGATCGGCACCCCAAAGGGGCGATGTCCGAAGACGCGCAGTTTGGTCTCGCATCCGCCTATTTACGAAATAAGCAGCCTGAAGAAGCAGAAAAACGCTTCAAGGAAATCGCCGGCAAAAAAAATCATTCCCGTGCCAGCGACGCACAGATGTCATTAGCCACATCGCTGTTTGATCGGGGACAATTTCAGGAAGCAGCCAAGGTGTTTTTGGAACTTCCTGTGAAGTTTCCGGAGAGTCCGCTAGGAATCACCGCCCGATTGAATGCCGGTTACGCGTTTTACGATATGCACGAATACACAAAAGCGATCGAACAGTTTGAGATTGTCGCCAAAGACCCCAAACAGGCTGCAAACGCTCTGTATTGGAAAGGGGTCAGTCTGAAGGGAGCCAATCAGCTCTCCGATGCGATTATTGCCTTTGAACAGGCACTCAAATCAAAGCCAACTCCCAAACAGAAAGAGTTAACGAACTACCAGCTGGCTGATACGTTACTGCGTTCCGGGAAACCGGCGGCGGCCAAAACCTTATTCCTCGAACTGGTAAAGCAATTCCCCGACAGTGATCTCGCCGACGACAGCCTGCACTTTGCCGTTGAAGCCGCCATGCTGACGGATCAACTGGCAGAAGCAGAACAGCTGGCGGCACAGTTTGAAAAAGCGTATCCCCAAAGCGGTTTGCGGCTGCACCAGGAGCTACTCAAAGGCCGCATTCGCGATACCAAAGGTAAGCCAGAAGACCTTAAGGCAGCGCTGAATCACTTCCAGACAGTTCTCGATCAAACAAAACTGGAGAACACCCGACTGCTGGCCCGGCTTTATCTGGCTCGCACGTATCAGAAATTAAAAAAGTATGACAAATCGATTCAAGTTTTAGAGTCTTATCTAAAAGATCCTGAAACAGACAAATCCTCGAGCGAATATGCTGATGCACTGGTTCTGCAAAGTAACAGCTTCAACTCGCTGCAGAAGTATGCGGAAGCGGAATCACTTTCAAAAGAATATCTGAAACAGTTTCCTAATGAAGTCAGATTTAATCAGATCCTCGCAAACCTGATCATCATCGCGGACAAAAATGAGAAAGCGAAAGAGGTTGATCAGTATTTGGATCAACTGCAGACACGGAAGCCAAACGCCGACCTGCTCATTCAGACCTATCGCCAGTTAGCCGAACGAAACTACGAGAAAAAACAGTGGGAGCGATCTAAAAATTTCTTTGCAGAAATCGCCAAAAGTGGTTCGGATTCGCCGGAATATCCAGCTGGACTTTCCGGCCTGGCGTGGAGTGAATTTCAACTGGGTGAAAATCAACAGGCAGCTGAACACTTCGAACAGTTTGTCAAAGAATTTCCCAAAAGCCCGCTAGCCGCTGAGGCGACGTATATGCAGGGACGCAGTCTGGAAAACAATAAGCAACTGGAAGCAGCGGTAGCCGTTTATCAAAAAGCATTATCGCAATTTGCTCCTTCACGCTACGCGATGCTTGCTGGCTTGCAGGCCGCAAGAACTTTATTCCAATTAAAGGACATTGATGCCGTCAATCAGGCTTATGAAGCACTGCTGCTGAAATTTCCCAAAGCAGATAATCTGGATAAAATTCTGGATGAATGGGCGTTGATCAATTACGAAGCAGAACAGTTTGAACAATCGGATGAGATTTTCCGACGTCTGGTAAAAGAAACGCCTGAGAGCGATCTGGCCGACAACGCGCGATTGAGCCTCGCAGAAAGTGATTTAATCGCGGGCAAGCTGGAAGCAGCAGCGAAAACATTTGATGAATTGCAGGCTTCACCCAAGTCCGATAAAAAAGTGCAACAGGTGTCTCTGTATCGACTGATCGAAATCAACCTTGAGCTGCAAAAATGGGATCAGGTTGAAAAATTTTCGAAAGCGTTACTCAAACGTTTTCCTAAGAATGAATACGCGGCATTTGCCCAATTTCACCAGGCTGAGGCGACCCTGTATCAAAACCAGATTGAACCCGCTCAGACCGAATTATTGAAACTGGTCGACGACAAGAAAATAAAAGAGCTGAGCCAGGAACCCTGGTACCCTCGCGTCTGGGTGCTGTTAGCAGAAACCTATTTCCGTCAAAAAAAATACGATGAGGTTCAACAGACGGTCGACCAGTTCCGCAGTTGGGATTCAAAAAGCCCCTTTCTGTATCAAGCCGAAGAAGTGCTCGGACGCAGCTTAAAAAATCAGGCGAAATTTGCGGAAGCACGCAAAGTCTTTCAGAAGATTATTGATTCTGAAAACGGCAGACGCACCGAAACCGCAGCCAAATGCCAGTTTCTACTGGCAGAAACTCTGATGATTCAGGAAAAGTTCAAAGAAGCACTGCTGGGGTATCTGCAAGTCGATATCCAGTATCAATTTCCCGAATGGCAGGCCCCGGCTCTGTTCCAGGCGGGAATGTGCCACGAAGCGCTGAACGAATGGGCTCAGGCTTTAAAAACGTATCAGGACTTCCTGAAGCGTTTCCCTGAACATGAACTGGTTCCTCGCGCCAAAGAACGCGTAAAGGCTGTTCAGTCCCAAATCGGCAAGAAACAATAA
- a CDS encoding ArnT family glycosyltransferase — MTQLKPPSESENKQRPAAALWYLMLACLAFVLVAAQLDCAQDLSLTGPGPGMTVDEPFNVGQGVFLVRAIQVYGLGVIAPESLREIFEHPNYLPDHPPLGRLLIGIAHETIAAFAGNDARPFVVTYGRYASAFCFACLVLVVGWFTARRSGHTAALITVASLIAMPRLFGHAHLAALETATTLFYVSTVLAVVYFWDTESPPTPKRACLTGLILGLALLTKIQAVLIPIPVIIWSLWKWRQKAILPLICWGGIGVLIFFVGWPWLWFDPVGHLSEYLGRTTERAALYVEYFGSKYADHDLPWHYPWVMLLTTIPVGLLVLGCVGATKIVRALKGSPKRPSGEILLLLSFLWPLFLFSLPGITVYDGVRLFLMVFPLAAILIGQGGALAFDWLRQRVPSKPATIVAVLLLLSQAYATLAYVPYWLSSYSLLIGGLQGANAAGMELTYWGDSITADMLQQVVQDVPENSVVQLAPILHPAYLQMLQETPEVKRKGIRLIPFESEKPVSEYVLYFQRNPYLPEILKPQQMEVGQVIREVNHQGVALARLIRLNKVR; from the coding sequence ATGACTCAACTCAAGCCTCCTTCTGAATCTGAAAACAAACAGCGACCGGCTGCCGCGCTCTGGTATCTAATGCTGGCCTGTCTCGCGTTTGTGCTGGTTGCGGCCCAGCTTGATTGTGCACAGGATTTGAGCCTTACCGGGCCGGGCCCTGGTATGACCGTGGATGAACCCTTCAATGTCGGGCAAGGGGTGTTTCTGGTCAGAGCAATCCAGGTATATGGTTTGGGGGTCATTGCTCCTGAAAGTCTGCGGGAAATCTTTGAACATCCCAACTATCTACCCGATCATCCTCCTCTGGGACGTCTGCTGATTGGTATTGCCCACGAGACCATCGCCGCGTTTGCCGGCAATGATGCGCGTCCGTTTGTTGTAACTTATGGACGCTACGCGTCCGCATTCTGTTTTGCCTGTCTGGTGTTGGTCGTTGGCTGGTTTACTGCCAGACGATCAGGACACACAGCTGCTCTGATTACCGTCGCTTCCTTGATCGCGATGCCACGCCTGTTTGGCCACGCGCATCTTGCCGCTCTGGAGACCGCGACGACTCTCTTTTACGTGAGCACGGTTCTGGCTGTGGTGTACTTTTGGGATACAGAATCACCACCCACTCCCAAACGAGCCTGTCTGACCGGGCTTATTCTGGGGCTGGCTTTGCTGACGAAGATTCAGGCCGTGTTGATTCCGATTCCCGTCATTATCTGGTCGCTTTGGAAATGGCGCCAGAAAGCAATTCTTCCATTGATCTGTTGGGGCGGAATTGGCGTTCTGATCTTCTTTGTCGGCTGGCCGTGGCTCTGGTTCGATCCTGTGGGACATCTCAGTGAATATTTAGGGAGAACGACCGAACGGGCGGCTCTCTATGTCGAATATTTTGGAAGCAAGTACGCCGACCATGATCTCCCTTGGCATTATCCCTGGGTTATGCTGCTGACGACAATACCTGTTGGGCTGTTGGTCCTGGGCTGCGTCGGCGCCACAAAGATCGTACGTGCTTTGAAAGGGAGTCCAAAACGACCCAGCGGAGAAATACTATTACTGCTTTCTTTTCTATGGCCCCTGTTCTTGTTTTCGCTACCTGGAATTACCGTCTATGACGGCGTGCGTCTGTTCTTAATGGTCTTTCCTCTCGCAGCCATTCTCATTGGGCAGGGGGGAGCTTTGGCATTCGACTGGCTACGCCAGCGTGTTCCCAGCAAACCTGCGACCATTGTGGCGGTGCTCCTGTTGTTGTCACAAGCATATGCCACTTTGGCTTATGTTCCCTACTGGCTCAGTTCCTACAGTTTGCTGATCGGCGGGCTGCAGGGAGCGAATGCCGCGGGCATGGAGCTGACTTACTGGGGCGACTCAATTACTGCCGACATGCTGCAGCAGGTTGTTCAGGACGTTCCCGAAAACAGCGTGGTGCAGCTCGCACCGATACTCCATCCGGCTTATCTGCAAATGCTGCAGGAAACCCCGGAAGTGAAACGGAAGGGGATTCGATTAATCCCCTTCGAGTCTGAGAAGCCTGTTTCGGAATATGTGTTGTACTTTCAGCGCAACCCATACCTGCCTGAGATTCTGAAGCCACAGCAAATGGAAGTGGGGCAGGTCATCAGGGAAGTCAATCACCAGGGGGTTGCCCTGGCTCGATTAATTCGTTTGAACAAGGTCCGTTGA
- a CDS encoding helix-turn-helix domain-containing protein, whose product MKTIFTTGQVAKICKVAPRTVSKWFDSGRLRGYRIPGSQDRRIPREHLIRFLKEHGMPLGELEDEAMGKLLLVGADTQVRASLDDLMATEDFKIEYAVSGFEAGIQAESLHPDCVIVDFAMGRNEALMIAQNLRRNKDYTDSVLIALLSDEDNASGFDRTLFNETFRKPFDAALLAERIRTLVGRKKQIA is encoded by the coding sequence ATGAAAACGATCTTCACTACTGGCCAAGTAGCAAAGATCTGTAAGGTTGCACCCCGCACGGTTAGTAAGTGGTTCGACTCAGGTCGCCTGAGAGGATACCGGATTCCCGGTTCTCAGGACCGACGAATCCCACGTGAGCACCTTATTCGATTTCTTAAAGAACACGGTATGCCATTGGGCGAACTGGAAGATGAAGCCATGGGCAAATTGCTGCTCGTTGGGGCTGACACTCAGGTTCGAGCAAGTCTTGATGACCTGATGGCCACGGAAGACTTCAAAATTGAATACGCCGTTAGTGGTTTTGAAGCTGGTATCCAGGCTGAATCATTACACCCTGATTGTGTAATTGTTGATTTTGCTATGGGTCGTAATGAAGCTCTGATGATCGCTCAAAACCTGCGACGTAATAAAGACTACACAGACTCTGTTCTGATTGCTCTGCTCAGCGATGAAGATAACGCCAGCGGATTCGACAGAACTTTGTTCAACGAAACTTTCCGGAAACCATTTGACGCTGCATTACTGGCCGAACGGATTCGGACCTTGGTTGGACGTAAAAAGCAAATCGCCTAA
- a CDS encoding MIP/aquaporin family protein, with translation MQKYYAEIFGTFILLFSGAGAIVTNQVSEGTVTHVGIALVFGMVVTSVIYAIGEISGAHINPAVTIAFWVARRFPGKEVIPYIICQVIGAMAACLLLKLTFPGLANYGMTIPAGSDLQSLILELVLTWMLMFVVLCVSTGAKETGILAGVAIGSVIALEAMFAGPICGASMNPARSLAPALVSGNLNSLWLYFVGPIVGAILAVPSLWLVRNNHNQTSADETPDTFET, from the coding sequence ATGCAAAAATACTATGCGGAAATTTTTGGCACCTTTATTCTGCTGTTTTCCGGCGCAGGTGCCATCGTCACAAATCAGGTATCAGAGGGAACTGTCACCCATGTCGGGATCGCACTTGTCTTTGGGATGGTCGTCACTTCGGTAATTTACGCGATTGGTGAGATTTCCGGAGCTCACATCAACCCGGCAGTCACGATTGCTTTCTGGGTCGCGCGGCGTTTTCCCGGGAAAGAAGTGATTCCTTATATTATCTGTCAGGTGATCGGTGCAATGGCGGCGTGCCTGTTACTAAAACTGACTTTCCCAGGTCTGGCCAATTATGGCATGACGATTCCGGCCGGCAGTGACCTGCAATCATTGATTCTGGAACTCGTTCTGACCTGGATGCTGATGTTTGTCGTATTGTGCGTCAGTACGGGCGCTAAAGAAACCGGAATTCTGGCCGGTGTCGCCATTGGTTCCGTAATCGCATTGGAAGCGATGTTTGCTGGTCCGATCTGCGGTGCATCCATGAATCCGGCTCGTTCGTTAGCCCCGGCGCTGGTCAGTGGAAACCTGAACTCGCTCTGGCTCTATTTTGTTGGTCCCATAGTCGGTGCGATCCTGGCGGTCCCTTCACTGTGGCTGGTTCGTAATAATCACAATCAGACTTCTGCAGATGAGACACCAGACACGTTCGAAACGTAA
- a CDS encoding MotA/TolQ/ExbB proton channel family protein, whose protein sequence is MIASVSLLLFSGSAKAQERLPKVVESVNGKLVEVTDPNGPLPEDGQPIKRNTVIPSTPEDIIQEMGYFLLPFVIASVISMWFIIERLVILRSGRVIPRHFVSRFLKLLKDGKLNARSALKLCEENPSPIASVFAHGVRKWGKPSVEVEQAIIDGGERQLSQLRKHLRVINGVATVAPLMGLLGTVIGMIQAFNEIANSSAMGKAEELAVGIAMALLTTAFGLGIAIPSLIMYMYLAGRVDGLVMEMDQNAQDLVHLISAEGLAASAASRKTVPTPKTKADKTTSKS, encoded by the coding sequence ATGATTGCTTCAGTCTCGCTATTGCTGTTTTCCGGTTCTGCGAAAGCCCAGGAACGATTACCCAAAGTCGTGGAATCCGTCAATGGAAAACTGGTGGAAGTCACTGATCCCAATGGCCCGCTGCCAGAAGACGGTCAGCCGATCAAACGGAATACGGTCATCCCTTCCACTCCGGAAGACATCATTCAGGAGATGGGTTATTTTCTGCTGCCGTTTGTGATCGCCTCAGTCATTTCCATGTGGTTTATCATTGAGCGACTGGTGATCCTCAGATCAGGACGCGTGATCCCCCGGCATTTTGTCAGTCGATTCCTGAAACTTCTGAAAGATGGCAAACTCAATGCGCGTTCTGCACTGAAACTCTGCGAAGAGAACCCCAGTCCGATTGCTTCAGTCTTTGCACACGGCGTTCGTAAATGGGGCAAGCCCAGTGTCGAAGTCGAACAGGCCATCATCGATGGCGGCGAGCGACAACTCTCGCAACTCCGCAAACACTTGCGCGTCATCAATGGCGTGGCTACCGTAGCCCCCCTGATGGGTCTCCTGGGAACCGTCATCGGTATGATTCAGGCATTCAATGAAATTGCCAACAGTAGCGCAATGGGCAAAGCCGAAGAGCTGGCCGTCGGAATTGCGATGGCCCTGTTAACAACGGCCTTCGGTCTGGGAATCGCGATCCCCTCGCTCATCATGTATATGTACCTGGCAGGCCGCGTGGATGGACTGGTCATGGAAATGGACCAAAATGCACAAGACTTAGTGCATCTCATCTCGGCGGAAGGCCTGGCCGCCAGTGCTGCCAGCCGCAAAACAGTCCCGACCCCGAAAACCAAAGCGGATAAGACGACGAGTAAGTCGTAA
- a CDS encoding phytanoyl-CoA dioxygenase family protein — translation MAESKEFQAVPQEEDLSQIERDLKFYPSTTTKPKRLTVEQVEQFNQDGYLRSLPIFDEREVLENREYFDRLLEAVIAAGGDSYSISTAHMKYGKVYDLLTHPKIVAYVKDLLGENLIAWGSHFFCKMPHDGKSVAWHQDASYWPLSPSKAVTVWLAIDDADPENANMRFIAGSHHFGHMTYRPSGSHEDNVLNQTIDNPEQYGSPIDDALKAGEISIHSDLLLHGSEANQSDRRRCGLTLRYCAADVRAGMDWNAKGVIVSGSDPSGHWLNPPRPEND, via the coding sequence ATGGCCGAATCGAAAGAATTCCAGGCAGTCCCTCAGGAAGAAGATTTGTCTCAAATCGAGCGTGATCTGAAGTTCTACCCTTCCACCACAACGAAACCGAAGCGTTTAACTGTTGAGCAGGTCGAGCAATTCAATCAGGACGGTTATCTGCGAAGCCTTCCGATTTTCGATGAACGCGAAGTACTGGAAAATCGGGAGTACTTTGACCGCCTGCTGGAAGCCGTCATCGCAGCCGGCGGGGACAGCTATTCCATCAGCACTGCCCATATGAAATACGGTAAGGTCTACGATCTGTTAACACATCCCAAAATTGTAGCGTATGTGAAAGATCTGCTGGGAGAAAACCTGATCGCCTGGGGGTCGCATTTCTTCTGTAAAATGCCTCATGATGGTAAATCGGTTGCCTGGCATCAGGATGCCAGCTATTGGCCGTTGTCTCCCTCGAAGGCAGTCACGGTCTGGCTGGCCATTGATGATGCTGACCCTGAAAATGCCAACATGCGATTTATTGCCGGCAGCCATCATTTTGGACACATGACCTATCGCCCGAGTGGCTCCCATGAAGATAATGTTCTCAATCAGACCATTGATAATCCTGAGCAATATGGTTCTCCCATTGATGATGCTCTCAAAGCGGGAGAAATTTCCATCCATTCCGATCTGCTTTTGCATGGTTCTGAAGCCAATCAATCCGATCGCAGACGCTGTGGTTTGACACTTCGCTACTGCGCCGCCGACGTCCGCGCCGGCATGGATTGGAACGCCAAAGGAGTAATTGTGTCTGGTTCTGATCCGTCCGGACACTGGCTCAACCCTCCGCGTCCTGAAAACGACTAA
- a CDS encoding SMP-30/gluconolactonase/LRE family protein yields MIHWQHIFVWGVAFSGLAGSMVYAATPAPSGDASIVSPQSKVEELWVDKGFTEGACVDVDGIIYFSDINFAGGLGKIMAFDPATGKTTVFSADSGQSNGLMIDQRGNMLAACGANNGKQCLARITKQEKVKCIVDKFEGKKFNAPNDLVVHPKGWVYFTDPRYVGTEPLELDHMSVFRYDPKTKTVHRATTDITKPNGTVVSPDGKTLYVAETDNGVTGLEKEPPKNPKKRMTLNAFPIKKDGSLGKKKVLADFGGKETGIDGMTVDQKGNIYAAFRAESRFGIVVFSPEGKELAYIPTPTLPTNCTFGIGDDASTLYITAGSGLYRIPCKIPGFHPSLPVKK; encoded by the coding sequence ATGATTCACTGGCAACACATCTTTGTTTGGGGAGTGGCTTTTTCAGGACTGGCAGGTTCCATGGTCTATGCAGCGACACCTGCCCCTTCGGGAGACGCATCCATTGTCTCTCCGCAATCGAAAGTGGAAGAACTCTGGGTCGATAAAGGCTTCACTGAAGGAGCCTGTGTCGACGTGGATGGCATTATCTATTTCAGCGATATCAATTTCGCAGGCGGTCTGGGAAAAATCATGGCTTTCGATCCTGCCACTGGCAAGACGACTGTCTTCAGTGCCGATAGCGGACAAAGTAATGGTCTGATGATCGATCAGAGGGGAAACATGCTGGCGGCCTGCGGTGCGAATAACGGCAAACAATGCCTGGCGCGAATCACAAAACAGGAGAAAGTGAAGTGCATTGTTGATAAATTTGAGGGAAAGAAATTCAACGCACCCAATGACCTGGTCGTTCACCCCAAAGGCTGGGTCTATTTCACCGACCCCCGATATGTCGGCACCGAGCCTCTGGAACTCGATCACATGAGTGTCTTCCGCTACGACCCCAAAACCAAAACGGTCCACCGGGCCACAACCGACATCACCAAGCCCAATGGGACTGTTGTATCGCCTGATGGAAAAACGCTGTATGTGGCAGAAACCGACAATGGTGTCACCGGTCTTGAAAAAGAGCCGCCCAAAAATCCGAAAAAACGAATGACCCTGAATGCGTTTCCGATTAAAAAAGACGGTTCGCTTGGCAAGAAAAAAGTGCTGGCTGACTTTGGTGGGAAAGAGACCGGCATTGATGGCATGACGGTTGACCAGAAAGGCAATATCTATGCCGCCTTCCGGGCTGAGAGCCGGTTTGGGATTGTCGTCTTTTCTCCCGAAGGAAAAGAACTGGCTTATATCCCGACGCCCACACTGCCAACCAACTGTACCTTTGGAATTGGCGATGATGCTTCCACCCTGTATATCACTGCTGGAAGTGGTCTGTATCGAATTCCCTGCAAGATCCCCGGGTTCCACCCTTCATTACCCGTCAAGAAATAG